One window of Populus nigra chromosome 5, ddPopNigr1.1, whole genome shotgun sequence genomic DNA carries:
- the LOC133694283 gene encoding uncharacterized protein LOC133694283 has protein sequence MVAEEESNNQGRRTRYRDSILGHNIVNRNRKESALRLYNDYFAKNPKFTKSQFRRRFRMSRRLFLRIANAVEAHNPYFKQRTDTLGVLGLSCLQKVTAAHLILAYDILADLTDEYLRIGETTAIESLRAFVKAIVEVFGDWYLRAPKEADMYRLLSIGEQRGFPGMLGSIDYRIYPNWSTFVKTILRPLGAKRKYSASKQESAGKDVEWAFGVLQSRFAIVRGHVRYWDEETLANIIKACIIMHNMIIEDEGAMNLGFDYECEVNFFISMSHGEIPELYDFLQTQN, from the exons ATGGTGGCTGAAGAAGAATCGAATAATCAAGGGCGGAGAACAAGGTATCGTGACTCTATTCTTGGTCACAATATTGTCAATCGTAATAGAAAGGAAAGTGCGTTAAGattatataatgattattttgctaaaaatcctaaattcacTAAAAGTCAATTTCGAAGAAGATTTAGGATGAGTCGTCGTCTTTTTCTTCGGATCGCAAATGCAGTGGAAGCTCATAATCCATATTTCAAACAAAGAACAGATACTCTTGGTGTTCTTGGTTTATCTTGCCTTCAAAAGGTAACTGCAGCTCACTTAATACTTGCATATGATATTCTTGCAGATCTTACTGATGAATATCTTCGAATTGGAGAAACCACTGCGATAGAAAGTCTTAGAGCTTTCGTCAAGGCAATCGTAGAAGTTTTTGGTGATTGGTATTTAAGGGCACCAAAAGAGGCCGATATGTATCGATTATTATCAATTGGAGAGCAGCGTGGATTTCCAGGGATGTTAGGGAGCATTGACT ATAGGATTTATCCTAATTGGTCAACCTTTGTTAAGACAATCCTAAGACCATTAGgagcaaagagaaaatattcTGCAAGCAAGCAAGAGTCTGCAGGAAAGGATGTGGAGTGGGCATTTGGGGTGCTCCAATCTCGTTTTGCAATTGTACGTGGACATGTTCGATACTGGGATGAAGAAACGCTTGCAAATATTATAAAAGCTTGCATAATAATGCATAATATGATTATTGAGGATGAAGGAGCAATGAACCTTGGATTTGACTATGAATGTGAAGTCAATTTCTTTATATCAATGTCACATGGTGAAATACCAGAACtatatgattttcttcaaactcAGAATTGA